Proteins encoded together in one Apus apus isolate bApuApu2 chromosome Z, bApuApu2.pri.cur, whole genome shotgun sequence window:
- the CCDC68 gene encoding coiled-coil domain-containing protein 68, whose amino-acid sequence MTGEQRPARIVMTTLLLTEQVAREDHGPEGTYILYGSSCSQITEEAEYVNKVFLTSEEPSWNWSPVGRRVMETEEQLLVVSRENQVLRIKLEATREAGVQALRSASQKLYENYQSWSEGLKKSHEKEKQQLQAYNLQQEEKLQESMGNTSHLTQGLQERAACIAEMEKRVQRMEEEKKRLLEKKMSCEKMLQQMMGRSEDGKRCLDLQRQISTLQEQICHLQHLIQVQHQGLRGVIQEAEELKNQLKSHNEKIENLTEKLTMLEAQNKELKDQVQLWSGQPKTKVSRAVWTDTPGESGAFGAPSYLMLTRLRKQES is encoded by the exons ATGACAGGAG AGCAGAGACCCGCACGGATCGTGATGACCACCCTGCTGCTCACCGAGCAGGTGGCACGAGAAGACCATGGCCCAGAGGGGACCTACATCCTCTATGGATCCTCCTGTTCCCAAATCACTGAGGAAGCTGAATACGTGAACAAGGTATTTCTGAC CAGTGAGGAGCCTAGttggaa ctggagcccagTCGGGAGGAGGGTGATGGaaacagaagagcagctgctggtggtgagCAGGGAAAACCAAGTGCTGAGGATCAAG CTGGAAGCCACGAGAGAAGCAGGGGTGCAGGCCCTCAGATCTGCCTCCCAGAAGCTGTATGAGAATTACCAGAGTTGGTCAGAAGGCCTGAAAAAAAGCCAcgagaaggagaagcagcaactCCAG GCTTACAATCTCCAACAAGAAGAGAAGCTCCAGGAAAGCATGGGAAACACCAGCCACCTCACCcaagggctccaggaaagagCTGCCTGCATCGCAGAGATGGAGAAGCGAGTGCAGAGGATGGAGGAG gaaaagaaaaggctgctggagaagaaaatgtcatGTGAAAAGATGCTTCAACAGATGATGGGGAGGAGTGAAGATGGCAAGAG GTGCCTGGATCTCCAGAGGCAGATTTCCACCCTGCAGGAGCAGATCTGCCACCTGCAGCACCTGATCCAGGTGCAGCACCAAGGCCTGCGCGGCGTCATCCAGGAG GCAGAGGAACTGAAGAACCAGCTCAAAAGCCacaatgaaaaaatagaaaacctgACAGAGAAGCTGACCATGCTGGAAGCTCAG AACAAAGAACTGAAAGACCAAGTGCAGCTGTGGTCTGGCCAGCCCAAGACAAAGGTTTCAAGAGCTGTCTGGACAGA CACCCCAGGAGAATCTGGAGCTTTTGGAGCACCCTCCTACCTGATGCTCACCAGGCTAAGGAAGCAAGAGAGCTAA